The DNA segment TAGCCTCCTTGCAAAGACAACCAACTCCCTGTACTTATGGAACATCAAACACTCACAAACTCACACCATTAGGCAGGGGCGGATGTACAGTGTAAGCAACGGGGGCACGTGCCCCCGACTACTTTTAAAACCGTGTTCAGTTATAGCTTTTTATTTGTATCTTTTGTAGCTCAGTTGGTAAATGTGCCCCTTTCTGTTTCATATGTTGAGAGTTCGATTCCACCAACATTATTTTATGTGCATTTAATGTTGCAGTTGACACGCTTCATATGTAtactttttacctttttttttctttttacatatttatttccttttctgtctatctttctttatttttttccattttgttttcatcttttttttttttccaaacaaaatttagattcatctaatattattataataaaaaatctatTCACTTTTTATTAATACTTTagaatttagtttttttgtGAATATCCgaagatattatatattatataagacTTGGTGGGCactttttacatatatattcccactttagatattatatatttcgggtgggcactttacccgaaatccgaagtggcacccgaacccgatccagaaaacccgaaccgaaatccgaaccgaagtagcaaaatatccgaacgggtattgaattaggaaagattggatatccgaacccgaacgggtaatatccgaacccgaatggatatccgaagataaccgaacatatgtataattaaccttatatttctagtttacatcttttgttttatataaaatatttatattgatactacatatactttaaatttatatgatatacatataattacataaaagatgatttgatattcacttaaaatgcatgtcaaactttttatttcagcaattaacaaaaagttacatccaaaatttaaaaacaataaccaaattaatatctttttagtttgaaaatgttatgttcAAATccattaaccattcaatctattaaaaataaaaaaatagttaagtgaaaattatatatttaaatacaagaaatttgaaaaatgaattttttttttttttcaaaatctaaatatccgaacccgatccgaaataaccgaaaccgaactaaaaatacccgaacccgacccgaagtatagaaatacccgaacgggttctacacctctataccgaaatacccgaaaatccgaaatacccgatccgaacccgaacgggtacccgaacgcccacccctaaacACAACAGATTCCCGCTAAAACGAATAGAGgactaagaccatctccaatggcttattctattttttactctaaaatagagtaactttataatagagtttgagtttgctccaatggtactctattttagagtagaaaatagagtgataacaaaaaaaaaataagttactctatatttggagtaaacctattttttactctattatagagtgagaaatagagtagcattggagcatttttactctaaactctattttagagtgaaaaatagagtgagaTTGGAGATGCCCTGATATAGTTTTGACGGTGACTAGCTACATAGCGTTGGACTTTCAGCTCCATGTATTTACTGCttgaataaaaattttaaacgagATACTGAGTCCCAACGGTTAAAAAGATATTAGATGGTCTCCCGATATGGAGAATAACAATGTCAAGAGAgttaaaatttgttaatttgtTTTAGGATCTAATCGAGAGAACAAAATTAAACAAACGATTACAAACATATGTCATGGTTAGGCATTACAAATTTACATTACATATGGGATATGGGCCATGATGTTACTATTTTACGTTTGCACGTATTGTAGACTGGACCATATCAGAAACGAGCAAGTGGTGTATGCATACCGAACTTAACCGTAATCAGTTACATGTCAGGCGACTTTGCTAATCTTGCAAGCAAtgtaatgtgtttttttttgtaaacataatcTGCTATTTTGCCTTTCTCTCTTTTCCACTGATAATCTTTTCTTTACGCTTACATGATTTTTTTCCTCGGTTAATATCTTACAGCACATTTTATATGGTTATTTTATAATGTCAAAAGATATCAACTTGGTCGAAACTAGCACGAGAGCAACTATCTTCCATTGAACACAAATAAGATTACTATTATAGACCATGGTTACACATGAACATGGATACAACTGTTTTAACCGATTAATGTAGTATGCATGGTTTTCTAGCTATGAACCTGTAGGCATGAGAATGAAATGATAAAGCATACATAACTAAACTTACTTAAAATCCAACCGGTCGTTTTAAAATGGCAAGTTTATGATAATGtataaaaaatgtcatttttgcCTCTACGTATGGCTCGTTACTTTCTCAGATTAATCTTTGCGCTTACAGTCCCTGTAGCTTGTAGTAGATAACAAACATAGCATATAATTTTATCTAACAATGTAAAAGGAAGAAGCAATAACGGGGTCGAAGTACCCTTAATAGTTTGGATTGAGGGTCAGATCACAGAGAGAAGAAAATTCATATTCAGGGTCAATGTCGACTTTATGGACCGTTAAAGCCCATTTTCTAACAAACTAATTGCTGCCGTCTTTTTAATTTAATCGTGTTCTAGCGTACCAAAGCCCACTAGCCGGTTCGACGCACACTAATTCTCTGCTTAAACTTACTCATTTAGGACCGAGATCAGTCTAGTTCCCCACTATGATCTTGGTGGTCGGCTGGTCGCAATCTACTTTAGTCTCTAAGATCATAAGGCAACTGCTCATGATCACCATTTTGATGCCAATGGGATCGCTTTTACTAACTTTCAGCAGTTGTCTTCGGCAATACGACTCTCTCATCTGCTCGGGCTTTAGTAGAGACCTTTAATCTAATATTATTCAACTAAATATGATCAATAAAAAGGTTCTGACGTTTGCAAAACAAAAAGTACTAACATCAAATCATTTTTGATACTATCAACTAAATTAATGTTCTAAAATTGGTGTATACAACGCATAGGAATCTGCATAAACGGTTAATAGAGCATAAGTGAAATGATGTTCATGAAATTCAAGTTTAAAAATTGGTTTATATCGTCTTAAAACGGTTTAATTCATTcaaaatttatctaaaattGTATAAATCTATCTAAATTGGTTAATTTAAATAACTTTAAATTGAATAACTTAAAAGTGATTATGACTAatctatttatattattttcaccgTTCAATTGTCTATAAACAAATGATGATcattttttccaattttttttttagtatatctagttttttttaacatttcatCAGAGTaaattttcaatcaaacacaaaaactaattatataataaaatttaattaataaataaataagtaaataatttgTTAATGTTTATGTCtcgtatatattttaaataatctgcATAGTTGTTAGTTCTCTATAAATCATATAATTGCTTCATATccacaattttttaaacattgactaaaataatttaaatttattcgTCAAAAAAACGAATGACAAATTGTGTATCTTCAGTATCGAGTCTTGAATGACATACACACCATTTAAAGATCATAAAAACAGCAAACAGTTTATACAAAACTTTATCAAACAACACTTACTACAAATCACTCATTTTAGAAATATGATTCAGAagtatttttttgaataattatagTATTTTATAGGTTAGACTTAATTTTACATCATCTGGCAAAATTTAATCATAGCACTGCCCGAGATAATTTTAGTTTGTATCATTGTATGTGTTCTTTAGATGCACAAAGTGTTTGATATCTCACCTCTTTGTGTACCAGTCACCGCCTATTGCTCATAAGACTTGAAGGcgcctttctttctttttttgtcaacccattttcattattattattaataaacgTTACAAGAAGTTTTACAAGCTTTAAACTAACGACTTCTCTTTTAAATGTAACATACCAACTTACCAAGCGATGGACTAGAAATTACGTCGACATTTACGtgacttttcttttcttaaaactatatataatttaattttatcaatGACCAAGAAAATGCGTGGAAACTAAGAAATGTCACAAACTTTTCTTTGTAAATTTCCTATGCCAAGGGAGAAATAAGATAAGTTGACCTTTTGGGGGCAAAAAATCGCCTTTGACAtgtgaaatttcaaaaaaaaaaacgagacgTATGGTTTTTATTTGCGTTATACTTAGTATTATttaatgataaattttttaGGATAGACCTAAGAaagtttttatcataaatatagATCTCGAatatcaaaatgaccaaaatgttttattaagagatgtatttttgtgtttaagatttaaaatttacggtttagggtttatgatttagaattaaggggtgaggttttgggggtatgattttaaattttaaaaactaaaaaatattaaaattttaaaattaaaaagtttattttggtcatttgttttttgagatctatttttgtgacataaacttaaaaaaaatctatttgagagaattactcttattttattttttccctCCGATTATAGAGTTTTGACTTATTTTAATTAACAGTTGATTTTAcacatataaatcatttttgttCAACGAAGTGAGAAATTTCGTACTTCTAAATTTCACACTTATTTCTCTGTTAATGAGAAAGTAACACCAGACAAAAATTTTTGGGAAATTTACATACATCTTCAAAGAAATGAGTAATCAGACAAGACAGACCACCATTGACTTGGAGtcttaaaataaagaaaaataaacaacacCATTAACGTGCCAAAAGAGAGGTCTTCAAACACGTtgaaaattaaacaaacaataCAAGTCTTTGTAATAGTCTTTGATTATATACGTATCTTTGTTTTCTTCCGTCAGTCAATTCATTAGACATGAGTCAATTATatagtttcaaagtttttaattGTATATCTTCGAATCATAGATGTCCATGAAGAATTCTTAATACATATTGGGAGAGTGACAGCTAGAAATGAAGGAGCAACACATGACCAAGTAGCAGGTATTAATAATGGAAACGCAATGTTGTTCTTTTCCGTATACATGCATGTAGATACAATTATCAACATCTACTACTACTCTTCTTCTGTAAATTTCTCAGAAAAAGTcatataaactatattaattttattttatttgtaatggTTCGAGAAGAATAAATAGGGGCACGTGCTCAGTAGAGTCTGTATATAGATCTTTCGCTCGCTTCCGATTTTCTCTCAATACAAATCTCGAGGAGGAGGCGCCAAAAGATAAACTGCATCACCGGCTTTTACAGAGATTTCTCCGGCGAAGATCCGTCTCTGTAACGATTAACGACGACAAAATGCTAATGAAAACGCAAAGACTCACTATCTCTCCTTTCCTTCCGACTAAATCTCACCAACCACTTATCCGTTGTCTCGGTGGAGGCTCGGTGCTGACCCGGAGAAAACTCGGTGGGATCACCACAGCAGCTGCTCCGATTTTCCAGGGAAAGCCGGTGGTGACTCGTCGGGAAATAAAAACAGGGCGAATTACGAGGAACTGCGTCGAAAATGATGGCggaactgaagaagaagaagaagaagagaagaagagcaggGGTCTGGTGAAGGAGAGCGTATGGGAACAGATGAAAGAGATCGTCAAGTTCACAGGTCCGGCGATGGGGATGTGGGTTTGTGGTCCGTTGATGAGTCTCATCGACACGGTGGTCATCGGCCAAGGTAGCTCCGTCGAACTCGCCGCACTTGGTACGCTTTTCTATAAAAACTTTAATTctgattttatatttcttaCATCATTTTGAAACTTACTctatatgattttatattctatttatataaattcCAAACCGAACCGGACTTGTCCCCAGTAGTAACATTTGCACCTTTAGATTGTTTAGTCTCTTTAGAAATCGGACCCATGTTGACCAATAATAATGACAGAAAAATATGTTAGGTAAGTGTCCCATCCTACCAGTTTTAAAGCTCATTATTACATCTGTCGGTCCACCAAATTTTAACGTGTTTGTAATGTCAAATTTGTGCCCAACTGCAAGATAAGCTTTTTACTTGCACAAATTATAATACTACTTGTTATCATATTCTCCATTTTTCTTATCAAAATTTCGTAGCACagaaaattaaatttcaattatttgattGAATAAGATTATGATGCGGaatgactaaaaatataaatactccAATAAATTGTGAAAGTGAGTGCTTAATTCAATGGCTGAGTAAAAAATTTAACCGGTATAATAGGACCGGGGACGGTACTATGCGATCACATGAGTTACGTCTTCATGTTCCTCTCCGTGGCGACATCCAATATGGTCGCTACTTCTCTTGCCAAACAGGTTAGTTATATTTGCCTGTTTCTTGTGTTCCAAGTTTTTAAAACTACTTACCAAGGAAACATCACTCTAACGGATtcattttgtgtgtgtttcttACAGGACAAGAAAGAAGCACAACATCAAATCTCTGTCTTGCTCTTCATTGGATTGGTTTGTGGACTAATGATGCTTTTGTTGACTAGATTATTTGGACCTTGGGCTGTTACTGGTAAACCCTTTTCACTACTAAATCAAATATTTCCATTTCGAGTAATATTTGAATGACATGTATCTAAACTTTTGGCAGCATTTACGAGAGGGAAAAACATTGAGATTGTTCCTGCAGCCAATACATACGTTCAGATTCGAGGCTTAGCGTGGCCTTTTATTCTTGTTGGATTGGTTGCTCAAAGCGCAAGGTTTCTTTAACTTTTTCTTCTTACTAACTTGGCTTCAATCTCCCTCTGTATTACTCAACTGATTGGAGAGAATCTCTGTCTCAGTCTTGGAATGAAGAACTCATGGGGACCTCTTAAGGCATTAGCAGCAGCAACGGTCATTAACGGTCTTGGAGATACGATCCTATGCTTGTTTCTCGGACAAGGTATCGCCGGAGCTGCTTGGGCAACAACCATCTCTCAGGTAAATACAAAATACCCTAAACTAGtaaaatgtaaattaaaaatgaagaagaatTCATAATGGGATTTGTGTGTTGTTATATAGGTTGTTTCGGCTTATATGATGATGGATTCTCTGAACAAAGAAGGCTACAATGCTTACTCCTTTGCGGTACCTACACCTCAAGAACTATGGAAGATCTCTGCACTCGCCGCACCTGTCTTCATCTCAATTTTCTCCAAGATTGCTTTCTACTCTTTCATCATCTACTGTGCTACCTCCATGGGAACTCACGTTTTAGCAGCTCATCAAGTACCATTACAAATACAGATATCTCTACGCTTAATAATCGATGTTGATGTTTAGTATAtttatctcttcttttttttttattggataGGTGATGGCTCAGACGTACAGGATGTGCAATGTATGGGGTGAGCCACTCTCTCAAACGGCTCAGTCATTTATGCCTGAGATGTTATATGGTGCGAACCGTAACCTTCCCAAGGCGAGAACGTTGCTCAAGTCCCTAATGATTATTGGAGCCACGCTTGGATTAGTATTGGGAATTATAGGAACATCGGTTCCAGGCCTGTTTCCTGGTGTCTACACACATGATAAAGTCATCATAACCGAGGTCTGTTTTTCTGCTTTTCAAACCAAACATTAGTAGTTAACTTCCTGTGTGTGTTTCGAACCTAACTTGACTAAAATTATGATTATTGGATATGTGGGCAGATGCATAGACTGCTTATACCATTCTTCATGGCGTTGTCTGCATTGCCAATGACAGTATCCCTGGAGGGTACATTGCTGGTATATTAATTACACTCACGCAAGCTCTCTCTTGTTCGATGATGATTCGAAGCAATCAACTGAAAACatgttctccttcttcttcttctatgttTGTTGTTTACTAGGCGGGACGTGATCTGAAATTCGTCAGCTCGGTGATGAGTTCAAGCTTCGTTCTTGGTTGTCTTACACTAATGGTAGCCTTCCATAAACCCTATACTTTTCAGTTTGAGCCTTCCCTAAAGTGTTTTTGTTGGTGACACAGTTTGTGACACGAAGCGGATATGGTTTAGTCGGCTGTTGGATGGTTCTCGTCGGATTTCAGTGGGTAAAGATTCTTCTCTTCTTATACAGACTGTATAATGGTTTTGTagttattttaacatttatagtAGTTTTGTAATAAGAGAGAGATGAATGAATGGCAGGGTCGGTTTGGACTGTATCTACGGAGGCTGCTTTCACCTGGAGGCATACTTAACACGGATGTGCTGACGACTAAGAAGATCAAATCAGTttaaagtctctctctctcaataaTGAATTTTTGTTTCCTAATTGTTGCCGAGAGCCCATCTCTATGGGGTTTTTTTGCCAATAAAAAGTGGctattttatttacatatatatctcAAGTACCAAAGAAGAAAGTAGAATTGAGCTCTGAAGCTATGTAAATTTCAGTTGTTAATGTCAACgagttttgaaaaatatatacatacatacatataagCTTAAAGAGATCATAATAAACCATGGTCACATTTCCAGCATAACAAACACATGATTGTTTTCTTCCCAGGATTCATTCAGATTCATTGTTAGGTGTGCTTTTAACTGAGTCATGTTCACAGATCATATATAGATTAGTGATGTGATtgtatttttgaagaaaaaaacgaTAAATGCATATATGAAACAAAGAACTAGAGTTGAGATGATATAACAATCCGAGCTAATAATTGATAACTAGTCAATCGGTTGCAACTCCTCTGCGTCCACGTCCATCAGCTCTCTTTGGATACTCTTTTCTCTGTAAAAaaccaaagaaagaaagaaagaagactgTAACTAAAAACCACATAGAGACATACAGGCCATGTATCTAGCGGTACTTGTCTCTCAGGTAGGGGGTTAACTTACGAAAGGTCTAGTGGCGAGTTTGAGAACTTGTGTCTTCTTGTCATCGATAGTCTCTCAACTTCCTTCTTATTTTCCTGTATTTTGTCAAATTTCTTTGCATTTAGAAAAGTAAGAAAGTTATGTGTTTATGATCAAGAGAGGTACTTGAGAATCATCTTTAGTGGATGTACAGTTGAATTATATCTCGGTTGGTTTAGTCACTATAGATAGGAATTGGGACTGACTATCTTTGAATTGTCCCTCATCAAATTATACGTACAAAATAGAGTAAATGCATTTGAAAGAGAGGCCTTGGAATACAGTAGGTGTAATGCGGCCTAGATGAATATAAGAAAGAAGATCATAGAAGCTATCTAATGTATTGCGTGCTATTTTTGTTTGATGGTTTTATGTCAATCAAGAAGAATGATGAGATGAAGAAAATTGAACATATCAcaataggaaaaaaaatgtgaatcATGCTCGAGTCTTGtgtctattttttaattttaccaatcaaATGTTGTACATCAAAAATTAGACAGATGCCAACCTTTTTTTTATCACTGACAGATTCTAATCTAAACAGCCATTATATTGTTAAATTTAGTTTTGCAAGGAAAGAAAACAGCTTTTATCAATTCAAAATTCAGTATCAATATACATTACAAATGATTATAAAAGCAAATTCAGCTAAACCTGAACTTAATATATGTATTACTCCAACAAAATAACACCATCAAACACATgcacaaccaaaaaaaaaatcggaaaCGGGTTCCGAGCTACATAAAGGCGGCAAGATCACCACCAATTGTTGATTTACGTTTTCTTATAAATTGGGCTTAAGGACCTAACATTGATCCGACTTGTacatttttttcagaaaaaagtTTACTATATTTTGCCTAATTAAGGCCCAGCAACCACTTACTCGTATCATATGCATTTTTTCACACAACGGAGTTTGACGCTAGTCAAAATTGtcaaatctaaaacaaaattcttgttgtAAAATAGAAACCAGTTCTTTCTTATTAAAAACAAAGGtagaaaaagttaaaaaaaaatgattaacaGAAACAACAAGTTGGTTTGGATACGTAATTACCcccaacaaccaaagaaaaagacaagactccaaccaacaaaagaaaaaggttCAGGAGAAGGGCTTTTGTTCCCAAAAGCCTTGATGCTGATATTGTGAAGAAGAACCATCGTAAACCCCATTGTTATTGATCTTAGTAAAAATATTGTTGTTGTCCTCATAGGAGACACAAGAAGGATCTTCAAGCAAATCTTCCACTCTCCAGCCCGGTAACGTTTCCATCAAATACTCTGATATACTGCCTGAACCCGATCCAGAGCCCGAATCGCTAGCTTGCTGATAGGTTTCCTCTAGCCCATAATAGTAATTGCTTGTAGTCGTGGAAGGAGAGCTCGCAAAGACCTCACTGGAGGCCGAGCTCGGGACCTCCCCTGATACTGATTTGGGTCGAGTCTTGGCCTGGCCCAATGTCGCACCAGAGTTGGAGGCTCTCGGGTATGCGGATGGGGAGGCTGAGAGCTTGATGCCGGTAAGAAGGAACCTATTGTGTTTCTTAGTATGCTCATTGGCTTGATGTATTGGAATGTCACACTCTCTGCATAGTATTGCTCTGTCTTCTTGGCAAAACAATAATGCACGCCGCTCCTGTCGTATTATGGATAACAAGATTTTGAGTACCATTCTTTAATACTACGTAAAGAAGACTCTTGTTTATAATCACGTAGCTTTTAATATACTTTTATAATATTACTAGTATTATCACCCCGTGCTGAGCACGGGTTAGTTTTTGATTGTATttaaatgatcattttataaaattctaacttttgttttatcaaaactaaaaactattttagttaCATTCTAGAGATGAATAATAGACCTATAATTAGAAGTGTTGCATTCAAACAACATAGTTAAAACATAGAAGGGGCAAAACAAatgttaaaaagataattttgaatagagataattatttttaatataa comes from the Brassica rapa cultivar Chiifu-401-42 chromosome A01, CAAS_Brap_v3.01, whole genome shotgun sequence genome and includes:
- the LOC103871219 gene encoding B-box zinc finger protein 20, translated to MKIWCDVCDKEEASVFCCADEAALCNGCDRHVHFANKLAGKHLRFSLTSPTPKDAPLCDICGERRALLFCQEDRAILCRECDIPIHQANEHTKKHNRFLLTGIKLSASPSAYPRASNSGATLGQAKTRPKSVSGEVPSSASSEVFASSPSTTTSNYYYGLEETYQQASDSGSGSGSGSISEYLMETLPGWRVEDLLEDPSCVSYEDNNNIFTKINNNGVYDGSSSQYQHQGFWEQKPFS
- the LOC103869670 gene encoding protein DETOXIFICATION 47, chloroplastic, whose product is MLMKTQRLTISPFLPTKSHQPLIRCLGGGSVLTRRKLGGITTAAAPIFQGKPVVTRREIKTGRITRNCVENDGGTEEEEEEEKKSRGLVKESVWEQMKEIVKFTGPAMGMWVCGPLMSLIDTVVIGQGSSVELAALGPGTVLCDHMSYVFMFLSVATSNMVATSLAKQDKKEAQHQISVLLFIGLVCGLMMLLLTRLFGPWAVTAFTRGKNIEIVPAANTYVQIRGLAWPFILVGLVAQSASLGMKNSWGPLKALAAATVINGLGDTILCLFLGQGIAGAAWATTISQVVSAYMMMDSLNKEGYNAYSFAVPTPQELWKISALAAPVFISIFSKIAFYSFIIYCATSMGTHVLAAHQVMAQTYRMCNVWGEPLSQTAQSFMPEMLYGANRNLPKARTLLKSLMIIGATLGLVLGIIGTSVPGLFPGVYTHDKVIITEMHRLLIPFFMALSALPMTVSLEGTLLAGRDLKFVSSVMSSSFVLGCLTLMFVTRSGYGLVGCWMVLVGFQWGRFGLYLRRLLSPGGILNTDVLTTKKIKSV